aattattctatAATTAAAGTGTGAGTTTTGACAAAATTTACTACAAAACTGCATGAATTAGAGCTTAAAAGGTGCTAAAAAACTCTATATTTTTTGTTTCCAATATACACAATAGGTGAGTACTTTAGCGGTTGAAGTTAGTGgtgaaaaagtaaaagaaatgtgGGATAAGAGACTGACAGAAATATTATgtgatatttgtattaaaaagaTATTGAAAGACAATAGATCTGGTACTCATTTCACAAAAGATGGATGGTTGAAAATAATGACCAACTTCGAGAAAGAAACAGGCAAGGCTTGCTCACAAAGGCCACTTAAAAATAGGTGGGATGCCTTGAAAAAAGAATGGAAAGCTTGGAAGAAACTTAAAGGCAAAGATATTGGTCTAGGGTGGAATCCTATAAAAAGAATCGTTGATGCATCAGATGATTGGCGGGAGAGTAGGCTAAAGGTATATTAATAATTctcaatattttttcttatttatgaggTTATTGATAATTTCTTATTAAACTAGTAATTTATATGTAGGTTGTGCCTGAAGCTCAAAAAAATTAGAACCCCGGGCATTGATCTTGAATTCAAAGGGAAGTTGGACCAAATGTTCATGGAGGTAGTTGCAATTAGTGATAAAACATGGACACCTTCTTCTGGTACACTCCCTAGTGAATTTTTTGAGGATGTTGACAATGACATACctgaagaaaatgaagaaaaaatgtGAGAAATGATGTTCACATTTTAAATGATGTTCACATTGATGGAAACAgtcaaaaaaggaaaacaccTGAGATATCAACTtcacattttatcaattaattcaagATTAGAGTTTTGTGGCTTAAGACGGAAATAGGggatagttgaaaattttctagTCTTTTAGGGTCTAGAGATATCTACTATGTAACTAAACAACAATGTTAAACTAGTTTTATCAATagttgtttatgtttggtttttggatattaaatttatgttctacttatttatgtgtaattttgttttatcaatagttgtttatatttgattttggatataaaatttgtttacaAGTGATGAGTATGGTTAACAATTCCAGCGGTgatgaaagggaaaagaaagggATTTTACAATGTATGGAATATTTTAACTGATTATTTGTTGTTGTATCTTGTTCTGTGCAATTATATTATGAGAAGTATATATTGAAGCAACTATGCATGGATTCGAGAGATCCTTGACGGTCATAGATCACATTGTAA
The sequence above is a segment of the Gossypium raimondii isolate GPD5lz chromosome 4, ASM2569854v1, whole genome shotgun sequence genome. Coding sequences within it:
- the LOC128040461 gene encoding uncharacterized protein LOC128040461 translates to MTNFEKETGKACSQRPLKNRWDALKKEWKAWKKLKGKDIGLGWNPIKRIVDASDDWRESRLKLKKIRTPGIDLEFKGKLDQMFMEVVAISDKTWTPSSGTLPSEFFEDVDNDIPEENEEKM